GCTGGCCGCCGCGCTCGCGTGGGTCGACGGCGTGATCGCGGAGGCCGGCATCGTGTCGGTGCCGGCACTCGCGCTGCTGCAGGCGCTCGTGATCGCGCTCGTGATCCTCGCTTACCAGAGGCTCGCGCAGTGGCTCGGCGATCGCTGGCCGGCCGTTGAACGCATCATGCTCGGATCCGATGCGCGCCCGCACTACGTGCCCCGCTACGCCGTCGACTGACGCTGGTTACGTTGGCTGTCATATTCTGCCAACCGCACCAGTTCTGTCAGAATATGACAGCAATTGAAACGCGACCCCGCTGCTCTTCGGAGCGGCGGGGTCGCGTTTCTGCGTTTCACGCAAGGCTGTGCCACAGCCTTGGAGTTGGAGGATTCCAGGAGGTGTGTAATACATTGTGATATTATCACTCGCATGGACACACCCTTGCATGAGCGGGTGCGACTGGCACTCGCACCCATCGCCGGAACCCTGGCCAAGATCAGCGAAGATGCTGTAACGACCGCCGAATCTGCCGCCTCAGTGCTTGAGATCCCTCACACCGACCATTATCAGCCGACTCGCGTGCATATGGCTCGTGCCCGCATGCACAAGCGCCTGTGCGGTGTGGATCTGGGGCCATGGGCGCTGGATCTAGGGCAGCGCAACAATACGCCGATCCACCTGCGCACCGAAGGCCTCGCGCTTCGATTCCTGCACACTTCGGGAGTCGTACCGGCCCCGGGTACGAACCTTGCGCGGCAGTACTGGTATTCGAATCAAGGCCTGTTCGATGATGAGGCACTGGTGGCTCGCAGTGTTGAGATGCTTCTCCTGCTCTGGACCGCGGACTTCGCGGCCGGTACGGCTTTCATGCGTGTTGTGCATCCAGTCGGGACCTGGAAGTACGGCGAAAAGGCCCAGACGGACCTCTCGATTCCGCTCAATGATCTCGAGTTCTTTGAGGATGGCGGGTTCGATACGCGCGACGACGAGGAGGATCTGGTTATGCCCAGTAAGCGTGAAGCGGCTGAGGAAACGCAGGAAGGGGCCGGCAGTGTTTCTGCCTGAGCGCCTCATTTCCGCTCGCGCACTCACCGGGGTGACTCAGACTGCGCTCGCGGAGACGGCTGGCGTAGCGCAATCGATGGTCTCGATGGTGGAGAAGCATCAGCGAGATTTCACGGAGCAGCTCGCGGTGGCATTCTCTTCGGCGTTGGCACTTCCGCTCGAGTACTTCACGGTAACTCCGCGTTCAATTCCCCGCGATAGCTTGCATTATCGCAAGCAGTCGGGCGCGCGGGTGTCTGATACGGCGCGCGTCCATGAGCTCTTCTCGGAGGCGTTCCGAGTCACAGAATCGCTGCTTGATGGCTCTGGTTATCCCCGCCAGCAGCTACTGGCAGTTCAGGATGATGCTGAACTGCTCGATGTAGCCCGCATCGATGAACTTGCGCAGCAGACTCGTGAGATTCTGGGAATCGCTGCAGACGCTCCGATCTCCAATGTCACACGTGCGCTTGAGCGTGCAGGGGTGGCGGTGGCGACTATGAATGGCCATGATGACGGCTTCGTCAAGCACTCTGGGGTCTCTTGGTCCGCAGGTCGCGGCGAGGCCGCCCTGATCGGTGTGATGCAGGTTCGAGGAGACCGCGATCGATTCACGCTTGCGCATGAACTCGGGCATCTCGTGTTGCACAGCTTCCGGCGTTCCTCAGACCCGGAGCGTGAAGCTAACCTGTTCGCTGGCGCGTTCCTGATCCCTGCCCCGCAGGTTCGAGAGCATGTCGCCCACGATGCGACGTTAGTAGATTTGCGCCGGGTGAAGGCCACTTGGGGGCTTTCGATTCAGGCGATCTTGATGCGAGCCCAGGCGGTCGAGCAAATTGACGCAGCCCGGTCGCAGACACTGTGGAAACAGCTTTCTGCGAGGGGTTGGCGAAAGAACGAGCCGGTCGAGGTGGGCGCGGAGTCACCCCGCTTGCTCTTCAGGCTTTTGCAGGAGCGCTATGGCCCATCACCTTACAGTGCGCCCGAGATCGAAAATGAGATGGCACTCCCTGTGATGATGCTTCGTTCGCTCGCACCGTCTCCATCGACGCGTAAGCCTTCCTCGAGCACGCCACGCCCAGTCGCCCAACTCCCCTGGGCGGGTCACGGCTAGCTCTTACTGAGTACGGTTGCCCGCCGACGCTGACTCTACGCACTGCGCCCCCGCACCCTTGCTCTCACGAGCTCGAGTGCGGGGGCGCTTTCGATGTTCAGCGTTACTCCGTTGTTCCCCCCTCAGCCACTAGTGAACCAGCATCTGCTCGAACAGGCATGACGGTGCCAAGCTGAGGTACTGGCATGAAGGCACTCATCAGCCAAACCTTCGCTTCGAACACTCCTTTTCGAACTTCTTCGACGAGCCCCAGTTCTTTGAGTTTGCCCAGGTCGCGGGAAAGCGTTCGCTGATGCTGTTTGGCGTACTCGCGCGCGTGCCAAGCTGTAATGATCTCCAACTGATCGCGCGTGTACTCGACATCCTCATCCATCGAAAGCAGCAAGTCACGTCGCCGCTTAGCAATTCGGTTCTGAGGTTCGTTCCGGAAGCGTTCGTGAACATAGTTGACCCATGCCACCAGGCGCTGTTGATGCTGGACGGCTTCTACCTGCGCACGGAGTTCATCACGAAAGCCCTGAGCGCTATATGCGACGAATCCCACCACATCTCCATGGATTGAGGCTTCACTGAGCCTGGTGTAGTAACGAGACTTGGTTCGGTTGTAGAAGTCTGAAAGCACGTTTGCGCTCACCCACGGCACCAATCCGGAGGTAGCGAGAATAGCGCACTCAATAAGCCGCGAGGTCCTACCATTGCCGTCTCCGAACGGGTGGATCCAAGCGACATAGAGATGCGCAAGAACTGCGGCAAGGAACACAAAATAGAATCGGTTCTCTGGCTGCTCCTGCTTAGCGGCGTCATCGAGAATGGCGTTAAGCCAGTCACAGAGCTTCTGCATAAGGAACTCGACATCTTCTGTGGGCGCACCTCTATAGAGCCCTACCCCTACGTTCACGTCGCGAAATTCACCCGGGACTACATGGTCTTCAAGTTCCATGTCGGCCATGAGCATGGCGTGGATACTCTTGATCCACTCTGGAGTTAAGCGGAAATCGCCGTCGACCGAAGCAGCAGTCTCTCTCACTGATTCTAGAGCTGCCATGACATTGAGAACTTCCTGCTCCAAGTACTCGCGCGACGGCGGCTGCGTCTTGCCTCGTTCGAGCAGCTTGTCGACTTCTTCTTGGGTAAGAGTGTTTCCCTCGATCTGTGCCGAGGCAAGGGCCCCACGGCGCAGATAAATTACTGATAGATGATCTGCTGTGCCTGGCATGAGAGGCGTGCCGATGAGGTGCATTGACTTGGAGTAGCACTCGCCAAGTTGGGCCCAAATTAGCGGCGGAAGATCGCGATTGTCGAACTTAAATGTTAACCAAGGGTGACTATCAGCGTATGCGCGATGCGTTGTCTCCATTGGGTCACACTACTAATGCTAGTTCAAATTGTCCAACCCAATGTCACAACTCCAGGCACATTAGCCCAGTCTCAGTCAGCGCGGATCTGCGCCTACATCCGCCACTATCCAAAAGAGCGATGGCATCTTGCCAATGGGGCCGTTGTGAGCTCGTGCGAGATCCCCTCTGACGCGCGCTGCACCTTCGCTACCAGCGCAGCGTCGCCGGGCTGCTCGGGATCAAGCCAGTCGCCGTGCTCGTCGCGTGGGAGAACGAGCGGCATCCGCGGCCAGTACTCGGCCGCTTCGCTGCCGGTGGGGGCGTCGCGGGTGACCATCGAGTACGTTGTGAGTTCACCGTCGTCGGTGGTGACGGTGGAGGTGACCGCGGCGATCCCGAACTGCTCGCCGTCTGGCAGCGCGAAGCGCCCTTTCTTCTCGACGTACCAGCTCGCCGGCAGCAGCGCGCGGCGCTGGAACGGCTTCTTCCACGAGCGCAACAGCCGGTCGTCGCGAGAGTTGAACGCGGAGAACTTCACCGGCCCGCTGCCGTCAAGCCAGAGCCACCACCACCCGAACACGAGCTCACGATCACCGTCCTCGGCCGCGCGGATGATGGGGTTCAGGTTGCGGGCCTTCGATCCGGTGATCGCGGCCCTGCCGTCGCGGCCCTGTGCCCACTCCGCGATCGCGCGCTCGGACTCGCGCTGGTCCAGTGGGCGGAGCGGATTGCGCGGTTCCTCCCCGTCGTGGAGGTAGCCGCCAAGTCCGTAGCTGTTGCACATGCGCACAGGCTACGCCGCCGCGCCGCCCGCGGACACCCCCTCGCGCCCCACGAGGGCGATGGGCTACTCCGAGCGCGACTCCTGATCCGCGGCAGCGCTCGCCGCCGCGATGATGCGGCTCACCTGCATGCGGGAGAGGCGCACGGCCGCGGCGATCGCTGTCTGGGGGATCTTGGCGGCGTGGGCGTCGAGGATCGCGGCGTCGCGGGCGGCGTGGGCCTGCTCGAGGCGGTCGGCGGCGGCTGTGAGGGCGCGGGCGTGGTTGGTCATCGTCGGCCTCGGATCGCGTAGATGAGCGCGGCCACAGCAATCACCGCGGCGGCGATGGAGATGATGAGGGTGAGGGTGAGGGTCTGCATGAGGGGCTCCTGGTGGACGTAGGATGGAGGGGTAGGGCCCCGAGTATCTAACGGCTACTCGGGGCCCTTCTCTGTCAGTCGCGGTTGCGCCGGTTGCGCTTCGCGGTCTGCCAGAGGATGAGGGCGGTGATGAGGTTGACCAGTGCGGTGAAGAACCCGATGATCTCCATGTTTCCCCCCCCCTCTCTGTCGGGGTATCTCCCCGACGTCTCTAGTGTAACATCATGTGGCACAATTGTGCAACATGATGTTACGCGGCGGGGGCCGATCCGATCACGACAGGCTGCGCCCCTCGACGGGTTTGTGTCGCTGATCCCAGGATCGCCACGTCACCGCGGCAGCCATCTGCACGCTCGGGAAGTACCCGACGAGGGCGCGTACGTCGGGATCCTCGTCGCCGGTCACCGAGCGCCAGAGCAGCGCGGACGGGCGCCCGATTCGCACCCGGCGGATGATCGCGACCCGGATCGAGCCGTCGTACATCCACGCCTCTTCATCGCTGACGCGCGTCAGCGTCATCATCGGACTCCACGGCATCCCACCCATGCGGGCGAGAGTAGCCGCGACCCCCGACATCAGACCCGCCGCACGCTGAGCATCTGCCACCCCTCGGGCACCGCGGCCCGCAACTCGGCATAGCTGGGTGCCTCGATCTCCTGCACCTCGTCGCGCCGCGCATAGGTGCCGGTCGCAGTGATCGCGGTCTTGCCCTTCTGCATCGCGACCGGTGCCGACACCAGATCGAACCCTGCCGGCCGCGCCTTCTCAAGCTCGGCCTGTACCGCTTCGAGACCCTCACCTGCCACATCGACAGAAAGGGTCTCGACACGGCGAATAGAGGCAGTCAGCATGAAAACCAGGCTATCGCGATCGCCGGCCTCACGGAGTGTGGGCAAAATGTGGGCAAAGGCCCAAAAACGCAGGCCTCCCAGAAACAGATGAGCCCCCGACTTCCCAGTGTTTCCTAGGGGAGTCGGGGGCTTCTATCTGTTGTTCATTTGGCGGAGACGGGGGGATTTGAACCCCCGGTCAGGTTTTAGCCCGACCCTTCATTAGCAGTGAAGTCCGTTCGGCCGCTCCGGCACGTCTCCATACGCGAACAACGTCATCCATTCTAACCGGACGATGCGGCCCACGGGAAATCGCCCGGTTTCCGCGCGCCCAACCGCGAAGGGAGGGGATCAGCAGGGGCAGCGCGAGCCGGACGCAGAGAAAGAAAGAGAGTAGAGAGAGCGAGAGAGCGAGAGAGCGAGAGAGCGAGAGAGCGAGAGAGCGAGAGAGCGAGAGAGCGAGAGAGCGAGCGGCGCCGGATCCGGCTCAGCGCCGGGGCACCCCGCGCAGCGCCCGCTCGTAGACGTCGATCATGCGCGCGGTCTGCGCCGACTGCAGGAAGCGCCTCCCCTCCGGCTCGGGCACGCGCAGGCCCTCGCCCCGCTCCCCGGACTCGACGAGCCCCGCCGCCAACTGCTCGGCGGCGACCCGCAGGGTGCGCGCGAGCGCAGCGACGCTCTCGTCGGCCACGCGCCACTCGACCGAGGCGGCGACGTCGTCGGCGATGTCGTGGTCGCAGAAGACGGTCGGCGTGCCGAGCGCGGCCGCCTCGAAGGGGGTGAGGCCCTGCGTCTCGAAGCCCATCGAGGTCTGCACGAGGGCGTCGGCGTCGCGCATCGCGGCGAGCGCGTCGCGGTAGGGCACCGGGCCGGCGACGGCGACCCGGTCGGTGAGGCCGTGGCGGGCGATGCGCTCGCGCACGCGGGGCAGCAGCAGGCCGGCCCCGTGCAGCACGACGTCGGCGTCGATCCCCGACTCCGCGACGGCGTCGATGAACTCGAGCACCCGTTTCTCGTGGCTCATGCGCCCGAGCCACACGAACCTCGGCCGGTCGCGCGGCGAGCGGGGCGTCGCCCGCACCTCGTCGATCGCGGCGTCGTCGACGCCGCCCCGCGTGACGAGCACCTCGTCGGCGACGCCGTGGCGTTCGAGTTCGTGGGCGAAGTGCTGCGACGGGGCGGTCACCGCGGTCGCCTCGGCGGCGAGTTCGGCGAGGTAGCGCCAGGCGCCGTGCGCCGCCCGGGCGACGACGCCCCGCGGGCGGCCGAGCACGAGCCCCCGCCACGCGCGCAGCCCGAGGAACACGATCGGGGCGAGCGGTGTGACGGCGCGGGTGCCCTCGTCGACGTGGTTGTGCATCGTGTGCACGATCGGCAGCGCCGCGCCCCGCTCGCGCGCGGTCGCGAACCCGCGCGCCGCCCCGCCCCGCCCGCGCGCCGCTCCGATCCCGCGCGCGGCGCGCAGCCCGATCATGGCGCCCCAGAAGTCGCCCTGCACGTGCACGAGGTCGACGGGCGGTCGCTGCGCGAGCGCCTCGGCGAGCGCGCGGTCGGAGCGCCGCCCGGGCCACGTGATGCCGTACTCGCGGTCGCGGGTGATGGGCCGCGACGGCAGGTCGACGTAGGCCTCGCGGTCGG
The genomic region above belongs to Leucobacter muris and contains:
- a CDS encoding glycosyltransferase, whose amino-acid sequence is MHVLIVTDQHPESLGGVQVAIRLQRQHLERRGHRVTIAAPALHRPGYAPAEADREAYVDLPSRPITRDREYGITWPGRRSDRALAEALAQRPPVDLVHVQGDFWGAMIGLRAARGIGAARGRGGAARGFATARERGAALPIVHTMHNHVDEGTRAVTPLAPIVFLGLRAWRGLVLGRPRGVVARAAHGAWRYLAELAAEATAVTAPSQHFAHELERHGVADEVLVTRGGVDDAAIDEVRATPRSPRDRPRFVWLGRMSHEKRVLEFIDAVAESGIDADVVLHGAGLLLPRVRERIARHGLTDRVAVAGPVPYRDALAAMRDADALVQTSMGFETQGLTPFEAAALGTPTVFCDHDIADDVAASVEWRVADESVAALARTLRVAAEQLAAGLVESGERGEGLRVPEPEGRRFLQSAQTARMIDVYERALRGVPRR
- a CDS encoding SOS response-associated peptidase family protein yields the protein MCNSYGLGGYLHDGEEPRNPLRPLDQRESERAIAEWAQGRDGRAAITGSKARNLNPIIRAAEDGDRELVFGWWWLWLDGSGPVKFSAFNSRDDRLLRSWKKPFQRRALLPASWYVEKKGRFALPDGEQFGIAAVTSTVTTDDGELTTYSMVTRDAPTGSEAAEYWPRMPLVLPRDEHGDWLDPEQPGDAALVAKVQRASEGISHELTTAPLARCHRSFG
- a CDS encoding Fic family protein, whose translation is METTHRAYADSHPWLTFKFDNRDLPPLIWAQLGECYSKSMHLIGTPLMPGTADHLSVIYLRRGALASAQIEGNTLTQEEVDKLLERGKTQPPSREYLEQEVLNVMAALESVRETAASVDGDFRLTPEWIKSIHAMLMADMELEDHVVPGEFRDVNVGVGLYRGAPTEDVEFLMQKLCDWLNAILDDAAKQEQPENRFYFVFLAAVLAHLYVAWIHPFGDGNGRTSRLIECAILATSGLVPWVSANVLSDFYNRTKSRYYTRLSEASIHGDVVGFVAYSAQGFRDELRAQVEAVQHQQRLVAWVNYVHERFRNEPQNRIAKRRRDLLLSMDEDVEYTRDQLEIITAWHAREYAKQHQRTLSRDLGKLKELGLVEEVRKGVFEAKVWLMSAFMPVPQLGTVMPVRADAGSLVAEGGTTE
- a CDS encoding helix-turn-helix domain-containing protein, which codes for MFLPERLISARALTGVTQTALAETAGVAQSMVSMVEKHQRDFTEQLAVAFSSALALPLEYFTVTPRSIPRDSLHYRKQSGARVSDTARVHELFSEAFRVTESLLDGSGYPRQQLLAVQDDAELLDVARIDELAQQTREILGIAADAPISNVTRALERAGVAVATMNGHDDGFVKHSGVSWSAGRGEAALIGVMQVRGDRDRFTLAHELGHLVLHSFRRSSDPEREANLFAGAFLIPAPQVREHVAHDATLVDLRRVKATWGLSIQAILMRAQAVEQIDAARSQTLWKQLSARGWRKNEPVEVGAESPRLLFRLLQERYGPSPYSAPEIENEMALPVMMLRSLAPSPSTRKPSSSTPRPVAQLPWAGHG